In the Ipomoea triloba cultivar NCNSP0323 chromosome 6, ASM357664v1 genome, one interval contains:
- the LOC116021552 gene encoding calcium-dependent protein kinase 28-like — protein MYRPQPLPRRHKRSCCCSCCLWTTFLVILAAIADSIFYVLYLPERPTFSVNSLHHSQFNLSATTLTSKLNISVSAWNPNKKSHISTAQKTPPLSKQQSPPQCKRGNVGSLSHVAMEEELKAMIWEVAGDGDSFIDLREFIELNTQDIDSEEMLRNLKDAFSIFDIDKNGSISAEELQNVMHNLVDDCSIAECRKMISGVDRNGDEMIDFEEFI, from the coding sequence ATGTACCGCCCGCAACCGTTGCCCCGCCGCCACAAGCGGAGTTGCTGCTGTTCTTGCTGTCTCTGGACCACGTTTCTCGTCATCCTCGCCGCCATCGCCGACAGCATTTTCTACGTCCTCTACCTCCCTGAACGACCCACTTTCTCCGTCAACTCTCTCCACCACTCCCAATTCAACCTCTCTGCCACCACCCTCACCTCCAAACTCAACATCTCCGTCTCCGCCTGGAACCCCAACAAAAAATCACATATTTCTACGGCACAAAAAACACCACCACTCTCAAAACAACAATCTCCACCTCAATGCAAACGTGGCAACGTGGGTAGCTTGAGCCACGTAGCGATGGAGGAGGAGCTGAAGGCGATGATTTGGGAGGTAGCCGGTGACGGCGACAGCTTCATCGACCTCCGAGAGTTCATCGAGCTCAACACGCAGGACATCGACTCTGAGGAGATGTTGCGCAACCTCAAGGACGCCTTCTCCATCTTCGACATCGATAAGAACGGCTCCATCTCCGCCGAGGAGCTCCAGAACGTGATGCACAACCTCGTCGACGACTGCTCCATCGCCGAGTGTCGGAAGATGATTAGCGGTGTCGACCGCAACGGCGATGAGATGATCGATTTCGAGGAGTTTATTTAG